A single window of Myripristis murdjan chromosome 21, fMyrMur1.1, whole genome shotgun sequence DNA harbors:
- the LOC115380359 gene encoding ATP synthase subunit O, mitochondrial-like: MAALALALQVRQFSTSAIRPAAKLVKPPIQVYGVEGRYATALFSAASKQKKLDQVEGELARVSTLIKDPKLSSIVLNPHVKRSLKQKTFAEALSKENLSPITINFINVLSENGRLTLTADVIGAFGKMMSAHRGEVICSVTTAQPLDEANLADLKGALNGFLAKGETLKLETKSDPSILGGMIVSIGDKYVDMSTKTKIQKLTRIIRDS, encoded by the exons ATGGCAGCGTTGGCTTTGGCGCTGCAA GTGCGTCAGTTCAGCACATCAGCCATCCGGCCAGCAGCCAAGCTTGTCAAG CCCCCCATTCAGGTTTATGGGGTGGAAGGCCGCTATGCCACCGCCCTGTTTTCTGCTGCCAGTAAACAGAAAAAGTTGGACCAAGTAGAAGGAGAGCTGGCACGAGTGTCG ACTCTCATAAAAGACCCCAAGCTGTCCAGCATTGTGTTGAACCCTCATGTCAAGCGCAGCCTCAAACAAAAGACCTTTGCTGAGGCCTTGAGCAAGGAGAACCTCTCTCCCATCACCATTAACTTCATCA ATGTTTTGTCAGAGAATGGGCGTCTGACGCTGACTGCAGATGTCATTGGTGCATTTGGCAAAATGATGAGTGCTCATCGTGGAGAGGTCATCTGTTCGGTCACTACTGCACAG CCCCTGGATGAGGCTAACCTGGCAGATTTGAAGGGCGCTCTGAATGGCTTCCTGGCAAAGGGGGAAACACTAAAATTGGAGACCAAG TCTGACCCTTCCATCCTGGGCGGGATGATTGTCAGTATTGGCGATAAGTATGTCGACATGTCCACCAAGACCAAGATCCAGAAACTGACCAGAATCATCAGAGACAGTTAA